The following are from one region of the Hymenobacter radiodurans genome:
- a CDS encoding GNAT family N-acetyltransferase: MSSPLRITVAKRTASVAAQLTELGRQTFQATFAADNRPEDMATYLAQNFSLEKQLAELQDPQTTFLLAHMQQELVGYAKLSLNSALGLEEGKPATGRLEIERLYVREDWLGTGLGATLMRRAIEEARTHSCRTIVLGVWEHNRRAVEFYKRFGFKEIGRHAFQLGDDVQNDLILRKGL; the protein is encoded by the coding sequence ATGTCTTCTCCGCTCCGTATCACCGTAGCCAAGCGTACCGCTTCGGTGGCTGCTCAACTAACCGAATTAGGGCGTCAAACCTTCCAAGCAACCTTCGCCGCCGATAATCGGCCGGAGGATATGGCCACCTACTTGGCCCAAAACTTCAGTTTGGAAAAGCAGCTGGCTGAACTGCAAGACCCGCAGACCACCTTTTTGCTGGCGCATATGCAGCAGGAATTGGTGGGTTATGCCAAATTATCGCTCAACTCCGCTTTGGGCCTGGAAGAAGGAAAGCCAGCAACCGGTCGCCTAGAAATCGAGCGTTTGTATGTACGCGAAGATTGGCTGGGCACTGGCTTGGGCGCTACACTTATGCGCCGGGCTATTGAGGAAGCACGTACGCATAGCTGTCGCACTATCGTTCTGGGCGTGTGGGAGCATAATCGGCGAGCCGTAGAATTCTACAAGCGATTCGGATTCAAGGAGATAGGTCGGCATGCGTTCCAGCTGGGTGACGATGTTCAGAACGATTTGATCCTGCGCAAAGGGTTATAA
- a CDS encoding alpha/beta hydrolase family protein: protein MLTNPPAVRKDRRATFLYSVPSVRLLCWWLPFLLVTLLSSCSTDGGKAADLPPPTGHFEGPISYQGTELRATLDLREVKPGQLQGEVRLADRQNLSLPAQQITYQHPRLTVRWATGVSSDFTINLTREGDFLKGKFSADSTAAEILMVRRGDAEPLPYFQKPVRVNSGSKMLPATVLIPDDTLQVHPAVVLLQNAPQHTPLAMHMLTDLLARRGVVVMLITGRSAAATDSSPDSLAADVVAAARTLKRVAGVDTTQIGLVGSGAGATALAMAARQDEKENSLIKYVVALGTPGTSKAARDAEAIDRQLRRQDASAADRRLVALTRTQLEQYIRREGRGDTTKLHRNLQKIAPSRGPQLLVCPLGCRAKLTWSSLSGGNWFLTPKRFGSKCACPSCYCMAGPTQL from the coding sequence TTGCTCACCAACCCTCCTGCTGTGCGAAAAGACCGGCGCGCTACCTTTTTGTATTCTGTTCCATCGGTGCGCCTACTCTGCTGGTGGCTGCCGTTTCTGCTGGTTACTTTGCTCAGTAGCTGCTCTACTGATGGTGGTAAAGCAGCCGATTTGCCGCCGCCTACTGGGCATTTTGAGGGGCCGATTTCCTACCAAGGCACAGAACTGCGCGCTACGTTGGATTTGCGTGAAGTAAAGCCGGGCCAATTGCAAGGCGAGGTGCGCCTAGCCGATCGTCAGAATCTAAGCCTGCCGGCCCAGCAGATAACGTATCAGCACCCGCGCCTCACCGTGCGCTGGGCTACGGGCGTGAGCTCTGATTTTACAATCAATCTGACGCGCGAGGGTGATTTTCTGAAAGGGAAATTTTCTGCCGATAGTACGGCGGCCGAAATCCTGATGGTGCGTCGTGGAGATGCTGAGCCCTTGCCTTACTTTCAAAAGCCGGTGCGCGTGAATAGTGGCAGCAAGATGTTGCCGGCCACTGTTTTAATTCCCGATGATACACTACAGGTGCATCCGGCGGTAGTGCTACTGCAAAATGCCCCCCAGCACACGCCGCTGGCTATGCACATGCTCACGGACCTGCTGGCGCGGCGCGGCGTGGTCGTTATGCTGATAACCGGGCGCTCTGCTGCTGCAACCGATAGTAGCCCCGATTCATTAGCGGCTGATGTAGTGGCAGCGGCTCGGACACTCAAGCGTGTTGCGGGCGTCGATACCACTCAGATTGGCTTAGTGGGGAGCGGCGCCGGGGCAACGGCGCTGGCTATGGCTGCCCGCCAAGATGAGAAGGAGAACAGTCTAATAAAATACGTGGTGGCTTTGGGCACACCCGGAACTTCCAAGGCGGCTCGCGATGCCGAAGCTATTGACCGCCAGTTACGGCGACAGGATGCAAGTGCAGCCGATCGGCGACTCGTAGCGCTTACCCGCACGCAACTAGAGCAGTACATACGGCGCGAGGGACGAGGTGATACAACAAAGTTGCACCGCAATTTGCAGAAAATTGCCCCCAGCCGTGGGCCGCAACTACTGGTTTGCCCACTCGGGTGCCGAGCAAAGCTGACTTGGAGCAGCCTAAGTGGCGGGAATTGGTTTTTGACCCCCAAGAGGTTTGGGAGCAAGTGCGCGTGCCCGTCCTGCTACTGTATGGCGGGGCCGACACAACTCTGA
- a CDS encoding L,D-transpeptidase family protein — MFARLRFTYAVALLLLFKSIAVEARIGSDADATEPIVGGGQTTTDVAVQLRQLYATKSSSVEASTQEQVQLFYTLVDFMPVWTTDAGPTESAQAALGLLLKAPRYGLKATDYEVADLRLLLDSLQAAPSKLQQRLKVETRLTTALIRFSQHLSHGRIEDSTIRPSQVTESDIINVAIHLQQALQSNNFEQHMLMAQPNSRSYVRLLWSWQRLLESDTVAARKMALTVALNLERLRWEPRADSIYLVVNIPAYSLQVVRGPQVVRSHRVVVGKAATPTPELYSAVKFFQTAPEWRMPHSIATKEVLPRLKRDPRYLSSRNLRLYNQVGEPVNASRVNWKAVTPAEFPYQIRQAPSSRNALGNVVFRFPNPYEVFLHDTPDRELFEANSRALSHGCIRVQHAWALARFLVERDAGKASTNRVEKMSESLNEGETMYFGLYASVPLTIRYQTCEAEGSQLRQLPDIYGLDKVLAEAWERVASHTADVASSR; from the coding sequence ATGTTTGCTCGCCTTCGCTTCACGTATGCTGTTGCCTTGCTACTGCTGTTTAAAAGCATTGCTGTAGAGGCCCGGATCGGCAGCGACGCTGATGCTACCGAGCCGATAGTAGGAGGGGGGCAAACAACCACGGATGTTGCCGTTCAGCTCCGTCAGCTGTATGCTACCAAATCATCGTCTGTCGAAGCCAGTACTCAGGAGCAGGTCCAGCTGTTTTACACGCTTGTGGATTTCATGCCTGTATGGACCACCGACGCTGGGCCAACTGAGAGTGCGCAAGCGGCGCTAGGTCTACTATTGAAGGCGCCACGGTACGGGCTCAAAGCCACTGACTATGAGGTTGCTGACCTGCGTCTGCTGCTCGATTCATTACAGGCAGCACCATCGAAACTCCAGCAGCGCCTGAAGGTCGAAACCCGCCTCACGACGGCGCTCATCCGGTTTTCTCAGCATCTAAGCCACGGGAGGATAGAGGATAGCACGATTCGGCCCTCGCAGGTGACAGAGAGCGACATCATCAACGTCGCTATTCACCTCCAACAGGCACTCCAAAGCAATAATTTTGAGCAACATATGCTCATGGCGCAGCCCAACAGTCGGAGCTATGTGCGGCTGCTTTGGTCGTGGCAGCGCCTGTTAGAGTCGGACACGGTAGCGGCCCGTAAAATGGCCCTTACTGTAGCGCTCAACCTGGAGCGCCTACGTTGGGAGCCGCGCGCCGATTCTATCTATCTGGTCGTCAATATTCCGGCCTACAGCCTACAGGTGGTACGCGGCCCGCAGGTAGTGCGTAGCCATCGAGTGGTAGTAGGGAAGGCCGCTACTCCCACGCCGGAGCTCTACAGCGCGGTCAAATTTTTTCAGACGGCGCCCGAGTGGCGTATGCCGCATAGTATAGCCACCAAAGAGGTTTTGCCACGATTGAAGCGTGATCCGCGCTACCTCAGCTCCCGTAACCTGCGGCTATATAATCAGGTTGGGGAACCGGTAAATGCTTCCCGGGTGAACTGGAAAGCTGTGACGCCTGCCGAATTTCCGTATCAGATTAGACAGGCGCCCTCTTCGCGCAATGCCTTGGGCAACGTAGTCTTTCGCTTTCCAAATCCCTACGAAGTGTTCTTGCACGACACTCCTGATCGGGAACTGTTTGAGGCTAATAGCCGCGCGCTCAGCCATGGCTGTATCCGGGTGCAGCACGCGTGGGCGCTGGCCCGCTTTCTAGTGGAGCGTGACGCTGGCAAGGCCAGCACCAATCGGGTAGAGAAAATGAGTGAGAGCCTCAACGAGGGCGAAACTATGTATTTCGGACTCTACGCTTCCGTGCCCCTTACAATACGCTACCAAACTTGCGAGGCCGAGGGAAGTCAGCTCCGGCAGCTACCCGATATCTATGGTCTCGACAAAGTGTTGGCAGAAGCATGGGAGAGGGTGGCCAGTCACACAGCAGACGTAGCAAGTAGCCGTTAG